A stretch of the Deinococcus reticulitermitis genome encodes the following:
- the rpsJ gene encoding 30S ribosomal protein S10, with protein MVAPKIRIKLRGFDHKALDQSASKIVDTVRRTGADVSGPVPLPTRIRRFCVLRSPFIDKDSREHFEIRTHNRLVDIMNPTKKTIDSLMTLDLPTGVDIEIKTVGGRA; from the coding sequence ATGGTTGCCCCGAAGATTCGTATCAAACTGCGTGGTTTTGACCACAAGGCGCTGGACCAGTCCGCGAGCAAGATCGTGGACACGGTCCGGCGGACCGGGGCGGACGTGAGCGGCCCGGTGCCGCTTCCCACCCGCATCCGGCGCTTCTGCGTGCTGCGCTCGCCCTTCATCGACAAGGACAGCCGCGAGCACTTCGAGATCCGCACCCACAACCGTCTGGTGGACATCATGAACCCCACCAAGAAGACGATTGATTCCCTCATGACCCTCGATCTGCCCACGGGCGTCGACATCGAGATCAAGACTGTCGGGGGCCGTGCATGA
- the rplC gene encoding 50S ribosomal protein L3: MKGILGTKIGMTQIWKDDRAVPVTVVLAGPCPIVQRKTAQTDGYEAVQIGYAPKAEKRVNKPMQGHFAKAGVGPMRILREFRGFTPEGDTVTAEIFAAGEKIDATGTSKGKGFQGVMKRWNFAGGPASHGSKKWHRRPGSIGQRKTPGRVYKGKKMAGHMGMERVTVQNLEVVEVRAGENLILVKGAIPGANGGLVVLRQAAKGGK, encoded by the coding sequence ATGAAGGGCATCCTCGGCACCAAGATCGGCATGACCCAGATCTGGAAAGACGACCGCGCCGTGCCGGTGACGGTGGTTCTCGCCGGCCCCTGCCCCATCGTGCAGCGCAAGACTGCGCAGACTGATGGCTACGAGGCCGTCCAGATCGGGTACGCCCCCAAGGCCGAGAAGCGCGTCAACAAGCCTATGCAGGGTCACTTCGCCAAGGCGGGCGTGGGACCGATGCGTATCCTGCGCGAGTTCCGCGGATTCACGCCTGAGGGTGACACCGTGACGGCCGAGATTTTCGCTGCGGGCGAGAAGATCGACGCGACTGGCACCAGCAAGGGCAAGGGCTTTCAGGGCGTCATGAAGCGCTGGAACTTCGCGGGGGGTCCGGCGAGCCACGGTTCGAAGAAGTGGCACCGCCGCCCCGGTTCCATCGGCCAGCGCAAGACGCCGGGCCGCGTGTACAAGGGCAAGAAGATGGCCGGTCACATGGGCATGGAACGCGTGACGGTTCAGAACCTTGAAGTCGTGGAAGTGCGGGCAGGCGAGAACCTGATTCTCGTCAAGGGCGCGATTCCCGGCGCGAACGGTGGCCTCGTGGTCCTGCGTCAGGCGGCCAAGGGAGGCAAGTGA
- the rplD gene encoding 50S ribosomal protein L4 has translation MAQINVIGQNGGRTIELPLPEVSSGVLHEVVTWQLASRRRGTASTKTRAQVNKSGRKMYSQKGTGNARHGDRSVPTFVGGGVAFGPKPRSYDYTLPRQVRQLGLAMAIASRQEAGKLVAVDGFGLSDAKTKSFVAWAKENGMDGSDKVLLVTDDEGVRRAARNVSWISVLPVAGVNAYDILRHDRLVIDAAALEIVEEEGEDSAGEDGQ, from the coding sequence ATGGCCCAGATTAACGTGATCGGGCAAAATGGGGGCCGCACCATCGAACTGCCCCTGCCCGAAGTGAGCAGCGGCGTGCTGCACGAGGTGGTGACCTGGCAGCTCGCCAGCCGTCGCCGCGGCACCGCCAGCACCAAGACCCGCGCCCAGGTGAACAAGTCGGGCCGGAAGATGTACTCGCAAAAGGGTACCGGGAACGCCCGTCACGGCGACCGCTCGGTCCCGACCTTCGTGGGCGGCGGCGTGGCCTTTGGTCCCAAGCCCCGTTCCTACGACTACACCCTGCCCCGGCAGGTGCGTCAGCTCGGCCTGGCGATGGCGATTGCCAGCCGTCAGGAAGCCGGCAAGCTCGTGGCGGTCGACGGCTTTGGCCTGAGCGACGCCAAGACGAAGAGCTTCGTCGCGTGGGCCAAGGAAAACGGCATGGACGGCTCCGACAAGGTGCTGCTCGTGACCGACGACGAGGGTGTTCGCCGCGCTGCGCGCAACGTGAGCTGGATCAGCGTGCTGCCGGTGGCGGGCGTCAATGCCTACGACATCCTGCGTCATGACCGCCTGGTGATTGACGCGGCGGCCCTGGAGATCGTGGAAGAAGAGGGCGAGGACAGCGCCGGGGAGGACGGGCAGTGA
- a CDS encoding 50S ribosomal protein L23, translating into MSYYDILHAPVISEKAYAGMERGVYSFWVSPKATKTEIKSAIQQAFGVTVVGISTMNVPGKRKRVGRFIGQRNDRKKAIVRLAEGQSIEALAGQA; encoded by the coding sequence GTGAGCTACTACGACATCCTTCACGCGCCGGTGATCAGCGAGAAGGCGTACGCGGGCATGGAGCGCGGCGTGTACTCGTTCTGGGTGAGCCCCAAGGCCACCAAGACTGAAATCAAGAGCGCCATTCAGCAGGCGTTCGGGGTGACAGTCGTGGGCATCAGCACCATGAACGTTCCGGGCAAGCGCAAGCGCGTGGGCCGCTTTATCGGGCAGCGCAACGACCGCAAGAAGGCCATCGTGCGTCTCGCCGAAGGTCAGAGCATCGAGGCCCTGGCGGGCCAGGCCTAA
- the rplB gene encoding 50S ribosomal protein L2, which produces MAVKKYRPYTPSRRQMTTADFSGLTKKRPEKALTEALPKSGGRNNRGRITSRFIGGGHKRLYRIIDFKRRDKAGVTAKVAAIEYDPNRSARIALLHYADGEKRYVLAPEGLNVGATVSAGPEAEPKLGNALPLRFVPVGAVVHALELVPGKGAQLARSAGTSVQVQGKESDYVIVRLPSGELRRIHSECYATIGAVGNAEHKNVVLGKAGRSRWLGRKPHQRGSAMNPVDHPHGGGEGRTGAGRVPVTPWGQPTKGLKTRKKRKISDRFIVTRRK; this is translated from the coding sequence ATGGCCGTCAAGAAATACCGTCCCTATACTCCGTCGCGCCGTCAGATGACGACCGCGGACTTCAGTGGACTGACCAAGAAGCGCCCCGAGAAGGCGCTCACCGAGGCGCTGCCCAAGTCGGGCGGACGCAACAACCGGGGCCGCATTACCAGCCGCTTCATCGGCGGCGGTCACAAGCGCCTCTACCGCATCATCGACTTCAAGCGCCGCGACAAGGCGGGCGTGACGGCGAAGGTCGCCGCGATCGAGTACGACCCCAACCGCAGCGCGCGCATCGCCCTGCTGCACTACGCCGACGGCGAGAAGCGCTACGTGCTCGCGCCCGAAGGCCTGAACGTGGGCGCGACCGTGAGCGCGGGCCCCGAGGCTGAGCCTAAGCTCGGCAACGCACTGCCGCTGCGCTTTGTGCCGGTCGGGGCCGTGGTGCACGCCCTCGAACTCGTTCCTGGCAAGGGCGCCCAGCTCGCCCGCAGCGCCGGCACGAGCGTGCAGGTCCAGGGCAAGGAAAGCGACTACGTGATCGTGCGCCTGCCCTCGGGTGAGCTGCGCCGCATTCACTCCGAGTGCTACGCCACCATCGGTGCGGTCGGCAATGCGGAGCACAAGAACGTCGTGCTCGGTAAGGCTGGACGCAGCCGCTGGCTCGGGCGCAAGCCGCATCAGCGCGGCAGCGCGATGAACCCGGTTGACCACCCGCACGGCGGTGGTGAAGGTCGCACCGGTGCAGGCCGCGTCCCCGTCACGCCCTGGGGTCAGCCGACCAAAGGCCTGAAGACCCGCAAGAAGCGCAAGATCTCCGACCGCTTCATCGTCACCCGCCGCAAGTAA
- the rpsS gene encoding 30S ribosomal protein S19 translates to MPRSLKKGPFVDDHLLKKVDTQNDRKDKRVIKTWSRRSTIVPEMIGHTIAVYNGKQHVPVFVNEQMIGHKLGEFSPTRTYRGHGADKNAKGSKKK, encoded by the coding sequence ATGCCCCGTAGCCTGAAGAAAGGCCCATTCGTGGATGACCACCTCCTGAAAAAGGTGGACACCCAGAACGACCGCAAAGACAAGCGTGTGATCAAGACCTGGTCGCGCCGCAGCACCATCGTCCCCGAGATGATCGGCCACACCATCGCCGTCTATAACGGCAAGCAGCACGTTCCGGTGTTCGTGAACGAGCAGATGATCGGCCACAAGCTCGGCGAGTTCTCGCCCACCCGCACCTACCGTGGGCACGGCGCGGACAAGAACGCCAAGGGGAGCAAGAAGAAATGA
- the rplV gene encoding 50S ribosomal protein L22, translated as MTAPETPTYRNKKQRKQQLKLRKPGFAVAKYVRMSPRKVRLVVDVIRGKTVRDAEDLLRFIPRAASEPIAKVLNSAKHNALHNDEMLEDRLYVKEAYVDAGPTLKRLIPRARGSANILKKRTSHITIIVAEKGAK; from the coding sequence ATGACCGCTCCTGAGACCCCCACCTACCGCAACAAGAAGCAGCGCAAGCAGCAGCTCAAGCTGCGCAAGCCCGGTTTCGCGGTCGCCAAGTACGTGCGCATGAGCCCGCGCAAGGTGCGCTTGGTCGTCGACGTGATTCGCGGCAAGACCGTGCGCGACGCCGAGGACCTGCTGCGCTTCATCCCGCGCGCCGCGAGCGAGCCGATCGCCAAGGTGCTGAACTCGGCCAAGCACAACGCACTGCACAACGACGAGATGCTCGAAGACCGCCTCTACGTCAAGGAAGCCTACGTGGACGCCGGCCCGACGCTCAAGCGCCTGATTCCCCGCGCGCGCGGCAGCGCCAACATCCTGAAGAAGCGCACCAGCCACATCACCATCATCGTCGCCGAGAAGGGAGCCAAATAA
- the rpsC gene encoding 30S ribosomal protein S3: MGNKINPNGFRLGITKGWNSRWYAGKKQYAGLVKEDEMIRQLVARELSAAGIARIEIERAGQQVNVIISAAKPGVVIGKGGESIKRLRGDIERLVSAGTVAVNVAEIPNPNISAPLVALRIAEQIERRFAFRRAMKQAAQRVMESGARGVKVILSGRLGGAEQARTEKVLEGRVPLHTLRADIDYGTALARTTYGILGVKVLVFNGEVIGGKTETFARPQRAGRDERREGGDRPARRRPTARRRTGGE; this comes from the coding sequence ATGGGCAACAAGATCAACCCGAACGGCTTCCGCCTGGGCATCACGAAAGGCTGGAACAGCCGCTGGTACGCCGGTAAGAAGCAGTACGCCGGCCTCGTGAAAGAAGACGAGATGATTCGTCAACTCGTGGCCCGTGAACTCTCTGCCGCCGGCATCGCCCGCATCGAGATCGAGCGTGCAGGCCAGCAGGTCAACGTGATCATCTCCGCCGCCAAGCCCGGCGTCGTGATCGGTAAGGGCGGCGAGAGCATCAAGCGGCTGCGCGGCGACATCGAGCGTCTGGTGTCGGCCGGTACGGTGGCTGTGAACGTCGCTGAGATCCCCAACCCCAACATCAGCGCGCCCCTCGTGGCCCTGCGCATCGCCGAGCAGATTGAGCGCCGCTTTGCGTTCCGCCGCGCGATGAAACAGGCCGCGCAGCGCGTGATGGAGTCGGGTGCGCGCGGCGTCAAGGTGATTCTCTCGGGTCGTCTCGGCGGCGCCGAGCAGGCCCGCACCGAAAAAGTGCTCGAAGGCCGCGTGCCGCTGCACACCCTGCGCGCCGATATCGACTACGGCACTGCTCTCGCCCGCACCACCTACGGCATCCTGGGCGTCAAAGTGCTCGTGTTCAACGGTGAAGTGATCGGAGGCAAGACCGAGACCTTCGCCCGTCCCCAGCGCGCAGGCCGCGACGAGCGCCGTGAAGGTGGGGATCGCCCCGCCCGCCGCCGCCCGACCGCACGTCGCCGCACCGGAGGTGAATGA
- the rplP gene encoding 50S ribosomal protein L16 codes for MLLPKRTKFRKQFRGRMTGDAKGGDYVAFGDYGLIAMEPAWIKSNQIEACRIVMSRHFRRGGKIYIRIFPDKPVTKKPAETRMGKGKGAVEYWVSVVKPGRVMFEVAGVTEEQAKEAFRLAGHKLPIQTKMVKREVYDEAQ; via the coding sequence ATGCTTCTTCCGAAGCGCACCAAGTTCCGTAAGCAGTTCCGTGGCCGTATGACCGGCGACGCCAAGGGCGGCGACTACGTGGCCTTCGGCGACTACGGCCTGATCGCCATGGAACCCGCCTGGATCAAGAGCAACCAGATCGAGGCGTGCCGTATCGTGATGAGCCGTCACTTCCGCCGCGGCGGTAAAATCTACATCCGCATCTTCCCCGACAAGCCTGTGACCAAGAAGCCCGCCGAAACCCGAATGGGGAAAGGCAAGGGTGCCGTGGAGTACTGGGTCAGCGTCGTGAAGCCGGGCCGCGTGATGTTTGAGGTGGCCGGCGTGACCGAGGAGCAGGCGAAAGAAGCCTTCCGCCTCGCCGGTCACAAGCTCCCCATCCAGACCAAGATGGTGAAGCGTGAGGTCTACGATGAAGCCCAGTGA
- the rpmC gene encoding 50S ribosomal protein L29 → MKPSEMRNLNAEDFAKEIDSRKRELMELRFQAAAGQLAQPHRVRQLRREVAQLNTVKSEQARKGEQQ, encoded by the coding sequence ATGAAGCCCAGTGAAATGCGTAACCTGAATGCGGAAGATTTCGCCAAGGAAATCGACAGTCGCAAGAGAGAACTGATGGAGCTGCGCTTCCAGGCGGCGGCGGGCCAACTCGCCCAGCCCCACCGCGTGCGGCAGCTCCGCCGTGAAGTGGCCCAGCTCAATACGGTGAAGAGTGAGCAGGCCCGCAAAGGGGAGCAGCAATGA
- the rpsQ gene encoding 30S ribosomal protein S17: MKKTFTGIVVSDKADKTVSVKVERKFAHPLYGKVVTRSHKYAAHDENNEFRIGDRVEIVAVRPISKTKTWKVAKLIERPRGIETTLAETEVAGGEA; the protein is encoded by the coding sequence ATGAAAAAGACCTTTACGGGCATCGTCGTGAGCGACAAGGCCGACAAGACCGTGAGCGTCAAGGTGGAGCGCAAGTTCGCCCACCCGCTCTACGGTAAGGTCGTGACCCGCAGCCACAAGTACGCGGCCCACGACGAGAACAATGAATTTAGAATCGGTGACCGCGTCGAGATCGTCGCGGTGCGGCCGATCAGCAAGACAAAGACCTGGAAGGTCGCCAAGCTGATCGAGCGCCCGCGCGGCATCGAAACCACGCTCGCCGAGACCGAAGTCGCCGGGGGTGAAGCATGA
- the rplN gene encoding 50S ribosomal protein L14, whose amino-acid sequence MIMPQSRLDVADNSGAREIMCIRVLNSGIGGKGLTSGGGGNKRYAHVGDIIVASVKDAAPRGAVKAGDVVKAVVVRTSHAIKRADGSTIRFDRNAAVIINNQGEPRGTRVFGPVARELRDRRFMKIVSLAPEVL is encoded by the coding sequence ATGATCATGCCTCAGAGCCGCCTCGACGTGGCGGACAACAGCGGCGCGCGCGAGATCATGTGCATTCGCGTGCTGAACAGTGGCATCGGCGGCAAGGGCCTGACGAGCGGCGGCGGCGGCAACAAGCGCTACGCCCACGTCGGTGACATCATCGTGGCCTCGGTGAAAGACGCGGCTCCCCGCGGCGCCGTCAAGGCGGGCGACGTGGTCAAGGCCGTGGTCGTGCGGACCAGCCACGCCATCAAGCGTGCCGACGGCAGCACCATTCGCTTTGACCGCAATGCCGCGGTCATCATCAACAACCAGGGCGAGCCGCGCGGCACCCGCGTCTTCGGGCCGGTCGCCCGTGAACTGCGTGACCGCCGCTTCATGAAGATCGTCTCGCTCGCTCCGGAGGTGCTGTAA